Below is a window of Arabidopsis thaliana chromosome 2, partial sequence DNA.
AGGGGCTGTGGTAACCAGCTCTTTGATAGCCATGGATATAGCACAGTGTAGAAACCTTGGAAGATCTTACCCAAGGACAGCGCAAAAGGTACAGAGATTGTACACTTGGGCAGGTCATAGTCTAAACTTTTTAGTAAAGGACGCAGAAACTCAAAGGTATTCACCGGGTAACCTACAACATCGCCAATGCAAAATACTTCAGCTTGCTTTAGGAAGCtagttttaaggtttaagaGATGCATTTACCGTCAGAGACAAAATATGGTTGACCAGCAGCAACAGGTTGTCCTTCTCTGCCAGGAATGTCATCCAAGAGTCCCATACTTGCCAAGATGATTGCTAGGACAAGGTTTTCGACATAAATCCAGTCTGATTTGACACTCGGTTCACCGATCTTGAAGAGAGCCAAACCCAACTTTGTTAGAGTAACAATCCTAGGAAGATGCCTATCTTCGCCAGGTCCATATATAGCCGCTGGACGAATCGCACATGTATACATCCGTTTGCCTCCATTCCTACATAAGCACAGCCACTGATAAGCATAAAAACCTCAACATTTCCTCTATTGAAGAATCAAGAACCAGACTTACTTAAAAGGTCGACCATTACTCTTGAGAACCAACTGTTCTGCAATCGATTTAGTTCGACTATATGCATCAACATGATCATCAAGAGGGAAATAAGGCAAACCTTCATTACCATTGAGAATCTCTTTACCACCAAACACAACATTGTAAGTGCTAACATACACAATTCTTGTAATCTCATGTTTAAACGCAGCTTCCAAGACATTACAAGTCCCGTTGATGTTAACCTCATCACAACGACCAAACCGAAGCATCTCCTTCCCAGACATACCATAAGAAGCAAGATGCAAAACACAGTCTGCTCCATCTAAAGCGTTATCCACATCTTGTTTCTTAGTCACATCACCTGtgacatcatcatcacaataTATAAATCCGGAACTGATCTAACACTAAAAACTTGAGATTCAGAAGTTACAGATCAAATTGAAAAAGGGTTTAATGGATCGATGAAATTGGAACCTTGAATGCAGCGAACGCCACTGTTTTTGAGATCATCGGACCAAGGAGAAGAGTGACGGAGGTCAAAAGAGCGAACTTGGCGAGCACCACGACGAACGAGCTCTAAGCAGAGAGCTGCACCGACGAAGCCAAGACCTCCAGTGACCACGAAGGTGTTACCTTCGACACCTTCATTCTCACTCAAatgcatttttcttcttctctctctcaaaagtTGACCGGCGAGATGAGAAACGACACGGCGTCTCTGACTTCTTCCAAACCCAGCTAGCTATAATGGTTTGCCACGTATACACTTTAACTTAACTAATTTGATCaggaattgttttttatacttttatttgttttctcccCATTATGGACAAACATCCTGTAATTTGCTAATTATACTATATAATCTCATTtataaagatagaaaaaacaatAGGGAGAAATATGTTTCTATTTGACATTAACATTTAATGTTTGATTGAGATAATTTGAACAAGAGTAAAACtattgaattaaaaatttattaacaaatttaatattagaaaactgttaaattaaaaataaatatattaacaaatcgaatttttgtgaatttcagaaataaaaagaaaattcttgtGTAAGTCTAAACCAGTCCTTAATGTTCTTCATTTATATCTCTAACTGCCTGTGACTTCGTCCCCGAGAGACACTCTCTGATTGATAAAATTCAAGCAGATGAACCTTTTAAGTCCTGAAATTTTCCTCACTAGTCGACTTAATCAAGTGCTATACACTCGGTCAAGCTCATGATGTTAGTGTAGGAGCTGAGTTTAgggggaaaaaaagaatttcgAAAATCTATTgatcttcaattttttaacGAGTTCAAGGTTTTTAGGTTTAGGATATTTCCTCTAGTAATCTAGGGTTTATCTGGTTTCCcgagataaattaattaggGGTTGTGGGTTTCTTCATTGCAATGGCGAGAAGACATGGATGGCAACTTCCAGCTCACACATTTCAggtttttttccttacaaTACTTCACTGAGAGTATTGATTGGGTTCTGTCTTTGACTTTGGTTTTAACGATTTGGGAAATTCCTGTCGTAATCTGCTATTGTGAcaagtttgttcctttttctAATCCTTTTGAAAATGACATCAAATGTTTTGTTCGTATCTGGTAGTTTACTTTGTTGTGATATAGTATTCAcatagttttcaaaatcttttctttttcctctgcTTTATGTGTTTGTGGATAAAACACACATTTAAGTTTATGTATATGGTTATCTAACATGGTCTGTTGCTCATGTTGCTGTGCAGGTTGTTGCCATAACTGTATTTTTCTTGCTAACTGTCGCTTACTATGCCTTCTTTGCTCCATTTCTTGGAAACAAACTCTATGAATATATTGCCATTGGTGTTTACTCTTTCCTGGTAAGACCTAAAACGAAACATTGTTACACTAAGCTCTCAGTTGCATTAAACTTGTTCTTTATCTCACATCTCTCATCACTATGGCAATTTATTCATAGAGTTTGCATAATGATTTTACAGGCGTTTTCGGTTTTAGTTCTTTACATCCGATGCACTGGTATAGATCCTGCAGATCCTGGAATCTTTGTGAAGGCTGATAACACTCCAGCTCATAAGTCACAGAACAGTAACTATGTTCCTGGTACGTTCTCTACCCGATGATGTTGTGTATAAGGCTTACATAAATCGGATACTTCTTTCTTATAGTGATGTCTCTGTTGCAGAGAATGCTTCAGCAATTGATGGTGGGCCATATATTAGACACGGCTCAGGTTGCTGTAGTGCTATAGGAAGATTCATTTGTGGTTGTTTAGTAATACAAGATTGCCGTAGAGATACCCAACAAGAGCAATCAAacgaacaagaagaagctttgttcTGCTCATTGTGCAATGCTGAGGTATAGTACATTTTTACCTTCTGGTTAGAAGCTTCTCATTGCATCTTGTACTGTAACAGCACATTCTTTTCTTGAAGGTACGTATGTTTAGCAAGCACTGTCGAAGTTGTGGCAAGTGTGTAGATGGGTTTGATCACCATTGCCGGGTAAGCaacttgaaaattttattgtttttgttgggTTTCTGACTTAGCAATTTAAACTGATATGTTAAGTTTCTTTTTGCCTTAGTGGCTGAATAACTGTGTGGGGCAGAAAAACTACATCAGCTTTGTGTGTCTTATGGCAGCAAGCTTCTTTTGGGTATGTTTCCAACACAGTTTGTTATTTTAAGGTTGTTTCTGCCTACGCTTTATCTCATCtgataatattttaacatatcCATATGATATGACTTTGCAAATATGGTGTCAGCTTATAGCTGAATTTGGAGTTGGTGTTACTGTATTTGTTCGATGTTTCGTGGACCAAAAGGCGATGGAACATCTTATAACTGAAAAGCTTGGGCTTGGGTTCTCCCGTCCTCCATTTGCCGCTGTTGTGGTAAGTATTCTCAAAGAAAATACTGGTTTATTCTGTTTTCTATCAATGCTTAGTTTCCGACTTGAGCTTGCTTTCTCATTCTGCAGGTTGTTTGTACAACTCTCTCGTTACTGGCTTTGATACCTCTTGGggaacttttctttttccatatgATTTTGATCCGAAAGGTtttgtatatactttttcttgCACCATTTTTTGAATTCTACGCTCCACTGACAAACACATAAGGAAACACAAAGCTGAGCGTTGATATGTCACTTTTGTGGCTGTAGGGAATCACAACATATGAATATGTTGTTGCCCTGAGAGCGCAAACTGAACCACTTGGAACATCTGTAGATGAGCTAGACCAAACAAGCCAGTATCCTTCACCTGCAAGCTCAGCTGTGACAGCCACGAGTGCTAGAAGCTCTCTCGGATTGAGCATTCAATACCGTGGTGCCTCCTTGTGTACACCCCCAAACATATTCGTGGACCAACAGGTAAAAACACCAAATCTCTTCTGTTTTCCGCTTTCTTCAGTtgtataataaattttgttttgccagGACGATGTTATCCAGCATTTGGAGCCTGGACCTGTACGATCCACAATAGATCCCGACTCACTTTCACAGAAGAAGCCACCTCAGCGTCAACAAGTAAGGATCAATCCATGGAAGCTGGCAAAACTTGACTCAAAAGAAGCATCTAAAGCAGCTGCAAAAGCACGTGCATCTTCATCAGTGCTTCTTCCTGTAAGTTCGCGGCAAAACCCTTACAAAACCAGCAGCAATGTAAGCGGGAGAAGCAGCCCCGGAAGAGGCAAACCTGCTGATTCAGAGTCTTGTAGCCTTAGTAGTCCAGGTTTGACGAGAGATCACTTCAACCCAATGTACATGTCATCACCAGCTAACGAGTCACCTTTAAACGAGGAAGAAAGCAGAAATGCTGTTGTTGCAGCTAGAAGAAACTTGCCGTCAAGCGATGAGAGTTCAGTAGTTTGGGATCCAGAAGCTGGCCGGTTTGTATCGTTGTCTCGGATTCCCGGAACAGATGTTGGAGGTCCTCTTGGTAATGAATGTCTCAACACCATAACTTCTACTGGGACTGATCGTAGCAGAAGGGCTAGAGGAAACCCATTGACTGGTTATTTTCAACAGGTTAGATCACAGAGAGGAGACCAACTTCCAGTGTTTATGCCTACTGATTCTCAACTGCACAGACATTTATCTACTAGATTCCATTAGAAACATTTTGTAGATCACCAACTTATATGTTTCCattcaagttttgtttcttatttctctttttattttcttgccAATTAAGGAGACAGTTTTATTGGTTTAATGGTAGGgaagaaatttaaaacaagATTTAGAACTAGTTTGTAACACCTggttattattgaaaattgccaagaaagaaagaaattaacAGTATTGCCGTGAGAATAAGGATACACATGCATTACGCAGCATCTCGGAATAGCTAGATGAGTGATGTTGCATACAGAACTTGGATCTGGTTTAGGTAAATAAGTAGAGTTGATGCAAAAATGTATCTCCTCTACCATCGTcgccattttttgtttttttttcaagaatgaACAAAGATCTTtggaataaataaattagggtttaatttcttcttatttgtAACGTCTTTGAGAAGGTATTTTAGGTCTAATCGACTTCtctatttactatttagataaaatatttaaataaatacaGAAAAAGGGTATCAACAAGGTTGGTCTATGTAGTATAGTGGTAACTGGTAAGCCCCGATCCGAttacgattcaaaaccagtAGAACTACACAATGAACAAACAAGCAAAATTTTACAACAAAGAGATAGAAAAGAACACACACCACTCCCATCATATAGTGGTTTCATAAATCATATCAACAACCGCTAAGAACTCACGGCACTAGGCTCTATCTTAGTCGTAACCCAAATCTCCATCACATAGCCTTCAAAAGGTTGAAATAAAACTGCAAGCTGCTCTTCTCCAAATGCAGATAGAGTCGCAATATCATAATTAGCCTCAAACGGCAGAGGCAGAGTCACGTCTCAGTTTACAATTACAATTacaattaaaatgttaaataagaTTTACGTAGCAACAAGGTCGTTGTAGTATAGTGGTAAGTATTCCCGCCTGTCACGCGGGTGACCCGGGTTCGATCCCCGGCAAAGGcgtcttttttattttgaaaattttccacAAATCCGCTGTGTCGTTCATCTTTCTACATTTCCGATTCAAAACCATTAGAGCTACACAAAGAACAAACAGAGCAAAAGTTtccaaaacatagaaacaaaagaacacaCTACAATCAACCTCATAGCCTGAAAAGACGATCGTATCTCCTTCATAGCATCCTTCATAGCATCCTTCATTGCATTACtgaaatcaacaacaataagaACACGCAGCCAAGGAatagaaaacaacaagaatGAATTACGGCAAAACTTCTTCTGGGACTGATTATAGCACAAGGGCTAGAGGAAACCCATTGACATGGTTATTTGACTCTCAACACCACACCCACACCAATTCCTTTCAggtaattttgtttcttatttctctttttcttttttttcttggtaatgtgacagttttgttggtttaattTGTAACATATCTGAGtagaaagaattttaaaaactgtATAATTCACCGGAAATATTCTTCAAAatagcaaaaagaaaatggtgtCACCAAGAGAAAGTTATCTCataggaagagaagaagactccTTTACTTACAAGtttaaaagaaacattaatttttcaaGTGAAGCTTTCCTTCATCATGTAGTGCTCTTAGAGGagtacaaaacaacaaaaacgaaCATGTATGCTTCAAGTTGTCAAAGAAGGCTGAGTTCATCAAAAGGAGTTGGAACTAAATAAGCTCAAgaaagactttttttttatctatgtacaatgtataattatatagCATATAGCATATAACCCCACCCCATATGCTTAGCAGTTAGCAAGCTCTGTCGAACTACATCAGCTTTGTATGTCTTATGGCGGCAAATTTCTTCTATGTATGTTTCTAACAAAGTTTGTTACTTGTTAAGGTTGATTCTgcctctgttttctttcatcGGAGTATACAGTAGCTGGCTGAGTGACCACTTGCCAGCTAGCTAATTGGTCCTGGTTCTGATATTAGGAAAACAAGCAGAATTGATGTCAAactgtaacaaacaaaaatttctaaCGTTTCttatcaaatccaaaactcaaaagaacactgaacttggaacataagaaCATGTAAGAAAGAAATCCCCTTTTTCTGTATGTAAGAAAGAACTTTGGAACATAAGAACATGGAGATTGACACTATTTAAATAAACCCTGTTCCACACCTTCGCGATCCCAAGAAACTCTCCTTCCCTTGCAGCTTCTGCTTTACTAATGTGCTTTGATAAAGCGTTCCACGTTTTGCAAGTCACTCGGACTTCTCTCATCGATTTCACTGGAACCCTTGAGAGTATTTCCTCTACCAATTCCCGGGGAAGATCGGACATCTTctccatatttttttcttttatggtttcaacaatcaacaaagaTCGTTGTAgtagaattagggtttcttcttaTATCCCACGTCTCAGTTTatagattaaaattaaataagtaaataaaactAACGTAGCAACAAAGTCGTTGTAGTATAGTGGTAAGTATTCCCGCCTGTCACGCGGGTGACCCGGGTTCGATCCCCGGCAACGGcgtattttgttttcctgttttatttttttgaactctgcttaaatatttttattgaaatttcCCATAAATCCGCAAAGTCGTTCATCTCCCTACATTTCCGATTCAAAACCATTACAGCTACACAATGGACAAACAGAGCAAAAGTttccaaaacaagaaaaataaaacccaaaaaaaaaaaaaaaaaaaaaaaaaaccagaaaatcaCCATCACCGGAATCCGTCTAGCGGAACGACGGAGACATCTTCCTTCTTTGCATGTTACCGCCGTTTCTTGGCCGtagaagatataaatattgatagtcgtatataaaaaaaaaacatataagacAAGgtacataagaaaaaaacaatttcgttaaagaaaaaatggctggaggaggaggtggtaGCACTTCTGGAGAAGGTCCTAGAGAGCTCGATCAGACACCGACATGGGCCGTCTCCACTGTTTGTGGCGTTATCATCTTGATCTCTATCGTTCTAGAGCTCATGATTCACAAAATCGGAGAGGTAATAAAAACTAACACAATTTCTCAAAGATTGCTCTacattttatgatttcttaTTACACCAGTCATTGATTGTTCTTTCGCAGGTTTTCACtgaaagaaggaagaaagctTTGTACGAAGCGCTTCAAAAGATCAAGAACGGTACCAAACCCtccaattgatttttttttttttttttttcgtggGTTACAAGTTTTAGAACTTTTTGTGTTATTGATTTTGCAGAGCTTATGGTTTTGGGATTCATTTCTTTGTTATTAACATTTGGACAAAACTACATAGCAAGTTTGTGTGTGGCGTCAAGATACGGCCATGCGATGTCCTTTTGTGGTCCATACGATGGTCCAAGTGGTGAGTCTAAGAAGCCAAAGACTACCGAACACTTAGAACGTCGTGTTTTGGCTGATGCTGCTCCAGCTCAGTGCAAGAAGGTCAAaatctttctatatatatttttttttttgcttaattaGATAACATGGTTgaaattgatgaagatgaatgtTTTTGATGTATGCAGGGCTATGTACCGCTTATATCACTCAACGCGTTGCATCAAGTGCatatcttcatctttttcttggCTGTGTTTCATGTCATTTATAGTGCTATTACCATGATGCTTGGACGAGCAAAGGtatatttgcatatataatGTTTACTTAATGTCGTAGCAATGTGTATGTGTTTGtgagattttgattgttgGATTATGCAGATTCGTGGATGGAAAGTTTGGGAGGAAGAAGTCATAAATGATCATGAAATGATGAATGGTTAGATTATTGAGCTTATAGTTACAGATGCCATTCACATTTCAAACAAGAATATCAATTTCTTATTACTTTGGTGTAATTTACAGACCCTTCAAGGTTTAGGCTCACACATGAGACATCATTTGTTAGAGAGCATGTCAATCCTTGGGCCAAAAATAGATTCTCATTCTACGTTGTAAGATTTTGAtcgtttgtttttattattccATCTCTTGTTTCTATGTATCTAAAGCAAGAGAGACTTTCCttgttactctgttttgtagaTGTGTTTCTTTCGTCAAATGCTGAGATCTGTCAGAAAATCTGATTATTTGACAATGCGTCATGGTTTCATAAGTGTAAGTTCCTTGAGATTATGCAAAACCattctttaattaatttctccCCAAAACATTGTTTGAGATATGTTTCCAAAATCCTCGGTTACTTAGGTCCATTTGGCACCGGGTATGAAgtttaatttccaaaaatacaTCAAAAGATCATTGGAAGACGACTTCAAGGTAGTCGTGGGAATAAGGTACATCTtaatacttcttcttcttacacCAACGATCCTATATTCATCATTTTCGGATGCAATTTCACAATCATTCTGGTAATGCAGTCCCGAGCTATGGGCCTTTGTAATGCTCTTTTTGCTCTTTGATGTTCACGGTTAGtctttttataatcttgtGTTGTAATATTCTTCAACATACAAAGCTTAGAAGCTAA
It encodes the following:
- a CDS encoding NAD(P)-binding Rossmann-fold superfamily protein (NAD(P)-binding Rossmann-fold superfamily protein; FUNCTIONS IN: 3-beta-hydroxy-delta5-steroid dehydrogenase activity, binding, catalytic activity; INVOLVED IN: steroid biosynthetic process, metabolic process; LOCATED IN: endoplasmic reticulum; EXPRESSED IN: 23 plant structures; EXPRESSED DURING: 13 growth stages; CONTAINS InterPro DOMAIN/s: 3-beta hydroxysteroid dehydrogenase/isomerase (InterPro:IPR002225), NAD(P)-binding domain (InterPro:IPR016040); BEST Arabidopsis thaliana protein match is: 3beta-hydroxysteroid-dehydrogenase/decarboxylase isoform 1 (TAIR:AT1G47290.2); Has 15942 Blast hits to 15941 proteins in 2471 species: Archae - 466; Bacteria - 10729; Metazoa - 579; Fungi - 380; Plants - 472; Viruses - 127; Other Eukaryotes - 3189 (source: NCBI BLink).), encoding MHLSENEGVEGNTFVVTGGLGFVGAALCLELVRRGARQVRSFDLRHSSPWSDDLKNSGVRCIQGDVTKKQDVDNALDGADCVLHLASYGMSGKEMLRFGRCDEVNINGTCNVLEAAFKHEITRIVYVSTYNVVFGGKEILNGNEGLPYFPLDDHVDAYSRTKSIAEQLVLKSNGRPFKNGGKRMYTCAIRPAAIYGPGEDRHLPRIVTLTKLGLALFKIGEPSVKSDWIYVENLVLAIILASMGLLDDIPGREGQPVAAGQPYFVSDGYPVNTFEFLRPLLKSLDYDLPKCTISVPFALSLGKIFQGFYTVLYPWLSKSWLPQPLVLPAEVYKVGVTHYFSYLKAKEELGYVPFKSSKEGMAATISYWQERKRRSLDGPTMFTWIAVTIGMSALFAAGWLPDIGPVPFLRAIHLFFFRTITIVKAVFIVAVVLHVAEGIYAWFLAKRVDPGNAMGWFLQTSALGFFSMRFLLKRAKEHQI
- a CDS encoding DHHC-type zinc finger family protein (DHHC-type zinc finger family protein; FUNCTIONS IN: zinc ion binding; LOCATED IN: endomembrane system; EXPRESSED IN: 9 plant structures; EXPRESSED DURING: 4 anthesis, F mature embryo stage, petal differentiation and expansion stage, E expanded cotyledon stage, D bilateral stage; CONTAINS InterPro DOMAIN/s: Zinc finger, DHHC-type (InterPro:IPR001594); BEST Arabidopsis thaliana protein match is: DHHC-type zinc finger family protein (TAIR:AT4G15080.1); Has 4820 Blast hits to 4679 proteins in 247 species: Archae - 0; Bacteria - 0; Metazoa - 2062; Fungi - 621; Plants - 835; Viruses - 0; Other Eukaryotes - 1302 (source: NCBI BLink).); the protein is MARRHGWQLPAHTFQVVAITVFFLLTVAYYAFFAPFLGNKLYEYIAIGVYSFLAFSVLVLYIRCTGIDPADPGIFVKADNTPAHKSQNSNYVPENASAIDGGPYIRHGSGCCSAIGRFICGCLVIQDCRRDTQQEQSNEQEEALFCSLCNAEVRMFSKHCRSCGKCVDGFDHHCRWLNNCVGQKNYISFVCLMAASFFWLIAEFGVGVTVFVRCFVDQKAMEHLITEKLGLGFSRPPFAAVVVVCTTLSLLALIPLGELFFFHMILIRKGITTYEYVVALRAQTEPLGTSVDELDQTSQYPSPASSAVTATSARSSLGLSIQYRGASLCTPPNIFVDQQDDVIQHLEPGPVRSTIDPDSLSQKKPPQRQQVRINPWKLAKLDSKEASKAAAKARASSSVLLPVSSRQNPYKTSSNVSGRSSPGRGKPADSESCSLSSPGLTRDHFNPMYMSSPANESPLNEEESRNAVVAARRNLPSSDESSVVWDPEAGRFVSLSRIPGTDVGGPLGNECLNTITSTGTDRSRRARGNPLTGYFQQVRSQRGDQLPVFMPTDSQLHRHLSTRFH
- a CDS encoding F-box and associated interaction domains-containing protein (F-box and associated interaction domains-containing protein; CONTAINS InterPro DOMAIN/s: F-box domain, cyclin-like (InterPro:IPR001810), F-box domain, Skp2-like (InterPro:IPR022364), F-box associated domain, type 1 (InterPro:IPR006527); BEST Arabidopsis thaliana protein match is: F-box associated ubiquitination effector family protein (TAIR:AT1G59680.1); Has 634 Blast hits to 545 proteins in 4 species: Archae - 0; Bacteria - 0; Metazoa - 0; Fungi - 0; Plants - 634; Viruses - 0; Other Eukaryotes - 0 (source: NCBI BLink).); this translates as MEKMSDLPRELVEEILSRVPVKSMREVRVTCKTWNALSKHISKAEAAREGEFLGIAKKKFCRNSFLLFSIPWLRVLIVVDFSNAMKDAMKDAMKEIRSSFQAMRLIVANYDIATLSAFGEEQLAVLFQPFEGYVMEIWVTTKIEPSAVSS
- the MLO5 gene encoding Seven transmembrane MLO family protein (MILDEW RESISTANCE LOCUS O 5 (MLO5); FUNCTIONS IN: calmodulin binding; INVOLVED IN: cell death, defense response; LOCATED IN: integral to membrane, plasma membrane; EXPRESSED IN: 11 plant structures; EXPRESSED DURING: L mature pollen stage, M germinated pollen stage, 4 anthesis, petal differentiation and expansion stage; CONTAINS InterPro DOMAIN/s: Mlo-related protein (InterPro:IPR004326); BEST Arabidopsis thaliana protein match is: Seven transmembrane MLO family protein (TAIR:AT1G42560.1); Has 551 Blast hits to 537 proteins in 60 species: Archae - 0; Bacteria - 0; Metazoa - 0; Fungi - 0; Plants - 544; Viruses - 0; Other Eukaryotes - 7 (source: NCBI BLink).), which produces MAGGGGGSTSGEGPRELDQTPTWAVSTVCGVIILISIVLELMIHKIGEVFTERRKKALYEALQKIKNELMVLGFISLLLTFGQNYIASLCVASRYGHAMSFCGPYDGPSGESKKPKTTEHLERRVLADAAPAQCKKGYVPLISLNALHQVHIFIFFLAVFHVIYSAITMMLGRAKIRGWKVWEEEVINDHEMMNDPSRFRLTHETSFVREHVNPWAKNRFSFYVMCFFRQMLRSVRKSDYLTMRHGFISVHLAPGMKFNFQKYIKRSLEDDFKVVVGISPELWAFVMLFLLFDVHGWYVTAVITMIPPLLTLAIGTKLQAIISDMALEIQERHAVIQGMPLVNVSDRHFWFSRPALVLHIIHFILFQNAFEITYFFWIWYEFGLRSCFHHHFALIIIRVALGVGVQFLCSYITLPLYALVTQMGSTMKRSVFDDQTSKALKNWHKNAKKKSETPGQTQPPLPNLRPKTGGDIESASPANITASVDVKESDQSQSRDLLSGP